The Anopheles gambiae chromosome 2, idAnoGambNW_F1_1, whole genome shotgun sequence genomic sequence TGACTGTGACTCACCGCCGCCCGATCTGCCGTTCCCGTTCACCGCGTCAACGTCTAGAAATGGCAACTTCGCGTGCGGAAAGGGCAGCGGATCCGGTTCGGGAGGGCAGGTCTTTATGAAATCGTGCATTCCCAAAATGACCGAGACAGAGTTCTGTGCCTTGCTAACGGCGGAAGTGGAGGCGGACGGCAAAGTGGACGTATGTAAAGTGTGCAACGACAATCTATGTAACGCAAGCAGTGTGCGAGTGTTGACCGGtgctttgctgctgttgacCGTTGGTCTAATTTTTCGCACGTAGCTAGGGGCGATTGTGTAACGGCCTCATATAAGCCGTACGACAGTCAGAGAGACTGAAAATAGACTTCTAATTCATTCATTTAGTACCAACAAGCGCTAATCCATCAATTTAAATTCCCTGTCAATATCACAGATTGTGTCGATTTTTGCACGAACGGTTACAGACATGAAGTGTTTAAAATACATATCATTAATTACTTTAAATTCCAAGTAACCGTTCAATGCTAATGGAATTGATAATGTtaagtaaattattttttttttaaattccacCATCCATCAACATGAGCAATGATAACCAAGGCACACATTCTGCACAATTCGaaccttttttattgcaaaaccgGGCAATGCGAAGAAGCAAATGATCCGAAAAAGACTTCAATTCCATCGGTTTTGGGCCGTTTTTGTGAACGGTGGAGGATTTGCGAATATAGTTGATTGTTACGCCATAACAAAAAGCGCAACGATCTGCTGTGCAGTGATTGTACGGTGTGTGCACAAAATGGGTTTCGGCTAAAGTGGTTAAAAATACATGAATATGCAAATTTCCAACAATGGACCGGGACACCAGGAGTGAAGTGGCTTTTTCGTGTCGACCGAAGCACACCACCACGCCACGAAGGGTGCACGCGGCAAGGGTAATgaaaagcacacatacataaaatCTGTTACACTTCACTTTGACCTTCGCgctactcacacacacacacacacacacatacgccagTTGTTCCGTACCTCATTCTCAGCACAAGTGTTCGCCAGGATCACAGCACCATGTAACCGAAACGACTGTCGACGAGCAGGAGGGCCCAACGTGATGAATGCTGCAGCCACATGAAGTAACACTTGGGTACCAGCACTTTTCGCATCCCTCGAGGCATGCGCTACCATGTGCCGGGTTTCGCATCAGCACGAGATCGCACGTTCCATCCAAGGCGCGTAGGACCGTAGGCCGACCGGGAGCACTGTTATAAATTTCATAACTCTCCTTTCGATGATGTACTTGCGGTTGAAACACTGTTTTGCGAGACATTACAGCCATGTAGAACTTATTCAATATGGGATAGAGTTAAGTGCTTCGCTTCGCAACATTTCATTTAATGTGTGCACGTTTTGGTACGGCGGCATTGGACTGGACAACATCCGAAGCTGAGAATTAATGTCGCAAATACAACTTTCGCAAACATATACCATTGGGAATACATGGAAATTGTGAGAATATTATGTGCGCTTCGGATAAGCTTCCACTCCCAAATGGCAACAACTTGTTCGTTCGGTTCGTTAATCTGCCACAGCTTGTGGGAGGTTATCGAGAAGAAGGATACTCTCAATACATGCTGTCGACTTGCAGCATCATAGATTCCTGATAAACATCTTGAAGCACAGTTTTTCCTCGTTTATTCTGCTCGGAGCCACTGAGTGTATACGATGTCATGCTTTTCTATATTATGTCAAAGAGTTTTATCGGATTTTATGTATGCGAGGGAGTGTTAATGTATGAATATTGACAGGCGTGACGACATTGACAAGATTGATGGAACAGAGCGTTCAAGCtgacacaaaaacaaagagcCATTTCGAAGCAAAACTTTCCGACGTCTTTCCATTCCCAGTCCCACACATTCTAAAAGCGTTttatctgtttttgtttttggaaagaaaaatgttatttCTAACTTTTAAATTATCAATTCACAGGTGAACGATTGATTCAGTATGCCAGCGAAAATCTGGTTACTGAAATATTGATTCATCCACAAGTCAACACCTTCATCCAGTGCATTCGGAATCTGCTGAGTAGCTTCACCCGGCACCGCCACATCATCCACACCGGATACACCTTCTCAGGAAACGGGTCGTGGATATTACAGGTAAGGAGCTAGTGATAAATTGATTTTGCTTCGTCGGAAAACATAATTTCGTTCTTATCTCAGCCCTTCTTTTATTGCGATTACAAGCACAAGTTTTTTCGTAGCTTTCCCGTATCCTTTTTATCACAAATACGTATAATTTATGCAATCGTTACTCATTATGAAGggattattttcctttttttaatcttCGATGAAGCTGACGAAAGCGAGTTTGGTTTTTTCATAAGATTTACCAACAAAGACGCAATACGCAgaagcaaaattaaattatgaattttgtttgttcgaaTAACTTTTTCGGAATTAACAATTGGAATTAAGGTTGGGATCAAAGGCAATGGTTTTGTCACAGATGAAGGCACGCAAGCCGGATGACCTAATGAACAAACCCCTTTTCATTTGCTCTTTGTTTAGGATGGAACTTTTTCAGTGATGGATTTCATGGAAGCATTCCAGGAGCACGAGGTGCAACGCGTGCTCCGTGCCTATCCTGAAACGATCACGATGGACATTCATTGTGCGCCCGTAGGACAGTGGCACATGATTCAGGAAAAGTCCTTCTCACGGCTCTGTCGGCTGCGTTTGAATCCGGTCGACGTACTGGACTCGGGCAGTGAAAGGTTGAACTCTTTTGTCGGTAAGTTACAGCGGcgaagattttttttcctgccttTCCTTACTCACTGTCAAATTTCGTGTTTTACAGCTTATCTGTCGTCGATGATCATACCGACGGAAATTTCGGAGCTGCTGGAAAGCTCTGACGTTGTTGGAAACATCCGTTTCAGCCACCCGACGCTGTACGTCTTCCCAGGAGGCCAGGGAGATGCAGCACTGTTTGGCATTAATGGCTTCAACATGTTAGGTAATCGAATGAGTGTGAGGAGACAGCGTGAATGTATAATTaatgagtttattttttttttttttttgctcatccCCACAGTTGATGGAGGGTTCAGCCGCAAATCCTGTTTCTGGGACTTTGTGCGCCACCTAGATCGTCTGGATGCGGTGCTGATGACGCGCATCAACAATACCAACATCAAGGGCATCTCGTCCGTGGTTGAGCGCAAGAGCGAGGCGCACGTCTACCCACAGATAGGACATTTCTTCGGCAACATTCCTGAGCGCAAGGGGCTGCCGAGTCCGGACGGTGATAAGGATCGTGACCCACTGCTGGTGGATATACTGCAGGAGGGCCACCAAATCGTGACGAATCTGAAATCGTTAAACTTGAAGGCACAAAACTGCTACCGTGATGCGGAGCCGATCAATCTGTATCATAAGGTGGGCCATGGAACGCTCGATATGTACGTTATCAGTCCGGCCCGAGATTCGCGCGAGGTGAAGGACTTTCTGGCACGCTGGGCCGCGGCCGACCAGCGGCTGTTTACGAAAGAGGCGAAGGATGGAAAAGACTTTGCCTTCCCGTTGCAAAATCTGATCTCTATCTGCGCGCTGCTGGTGTGGACGCCAGCCAACCCGGAAGACAATATTACACGCATTCTCTTCCCGGGGTCGGCACCTGAGTACAAGATCCTTGAGGGATTGGAGAAGATGAAGAATGTCGAGTTTATGCGACAGCCAGTGTGCCCGGTCAAGTCAATCACGGCCAACCTCTCAACACCAGTGCTAGTGACGAAGAAGAGCCTGAAGTCGGCCTCGACTGATCGGATTATCGCGGAACCCCTACATCCGTCCAAGCCCAAGGACAACAAACTGATTGACAACAAAATGAGAATGATGCATGCCGATAACAAGCTGGCCAGCGATGGAATGGATAGCTCTGCGGACGAGATCAAAATGGAAAAGCAACTGTCCAAGACAGCGGCCTCGACGACTGTTGCTTCGGCCCGGATCGAAAGCAAACCCAAAGCTATTCGTTCTGGCAAACCGATTACCACAGCCGAGAAGAAACTTGACAACAAGAAGCTCGACCAGCAGGACGAAAAGAAAGACTCCATCTCAGACGTGAGCTCGGACAAAGAGGATGCACTATCCATCGACAAATCAAAACCCGTGGCCGTGGACAGTGAAAAGAGCCTCGATGAAGCGATCGACGCGCCCGAAAAGAAGGAGGAGGTCGATGCTGCCAAACCAGAGCTGGATgcgaaggaaaagaagaaggacgATACATCCCCAGCTGGAGCTGACACCGGTGGCATGGCGACAAAACCGACCAGGAAACCTCCTACGTCACGCACCGTTACTTCATCGACCGCCAGATCCAGGGTGGACACAGCAAGCAAAACGTCCAAGCCTTCGGTCGATAGAAAGCCTGCAGTCAGGAAACAAACAGAAGCAAATAAATCCTCACCAACAACACCGAAAAAGACGAGTTCCATCGAAGCAAAGCTTACCAATGGCAGTGCCACCAAAGCGGAACAGGGCGAAGATGTGAAAAAGGCCGTCGGAAAGTCAACTGCAGCCAAAGTGGGCCCAACCTTAGGATCAAAACCAGGCAAATCTAGTCCGAAAGCTACTCCAGCGAAAAGTGCGAAGGATGAAAACAACCGCAAGGTCCTCGAGGCAAGACAGCGTCCAACTATGGCTGCCAAGCGTGAGGCTCGAAAAGAtcaggaaaagaaggaaactgCTCCAGCAAAGCAAACGGAGCGTAAGCCCATCTCGCGACGACCGAAGGGCACCATTTCGACATCTTCCAGCGCAATGAACGCTGGTGGTAGTCCTGTCAAGGCCAAGAAGGTGCTCAAGTCGGAAAAGGATGCAGTCATCAGGAAGGCCAAGCTGGACAAGAGTGGTACTACCGATTCGAGTCTCGTGTCAACGCCAAGCGCCGACGAAGGCGGTGTGCCCATTCCCAAGCGACCGATTGGAGTTGCTATTCCAGATGTCGCTCCTGGAGATACCGAGACGCTGGAAGCTATCAAGAAACAGCAGCAACTGGCCGAGCTCAAGGAAGAACAGGAAGCGGTGCGTGAGATTGAAGCCGTGTTTAACCGCGATCAGGCTGCACAGAAAGCTCTCAAACACCGAGAGCTTGCACTCACCGAGGAGCATCGCGAAGTGCAGGACAGTGCCACCGAGCCGGAAGAAGAGGAGGAATATCTTATCATTGAAAAGGAAGAACAGTACACCGAGGACTCGATCAATGAGCCGGAGAGCAGTGCCACCAAAGAGGAAGAAATTCAGAAACATCAGCGCGATTCGCAAGAGTCCGAAAAACGGAAGCGCGACAGTttggaagaagagaaagaggaaaaggTGGATGCGGAtaaggttgttgttgttgagacGGCTGCCGAGGAGGATGCCGCTGAAAGTGAAAAGCCGGATGACGATCAACCGCAtcaggaagaggaggaagatgtCGAAGCCAGTGCCCCGGCCGAGGAGCGACCTGACGACAAGGAAAGGCTTTCGCCCAAGCACAAACAAGAGCTCGAGGAGGAGGTGCAGGATATTATCGCATCAGCGAAGGAAATCGCCAAATCCAAGATGGAAACCTCGATGGACGGGCTGAAGACAGAGGAGATCTCATCCTTTAGCCCGGATGAAAAAATGAGCAGCACGAAAAAGACCAGCGACACTCGGGACGAGGAGCAGGAACTACCGATCGGCCATCCAAAAGACCATATCGATCCCCCTCACCACGAGAGCCACCACGAGGAGCGTGTTTCGGCAACCGTCGAGTCTGGTGCGACAACGACTGCTCCAACACTTCCCGAAGACGAACGCATACCCCTTGACGAAATCAAGGAAGATCTCGTGATCGAAGAAAAGCACGTCAAGGAGGAAACAAAGGAAATCGAAGTGGCATCGACGATACCAGTGGCGTCTGCTGCAGCAATCCCAATCGAGCAACCGATGGGACCGGTAGTGGCAACGGAGGAAGTGCCCACTGCGGCAGCTCCATTGAAAACAGTTTATGAGCCACTGGAACGACCGATACCGGCTAAGATGCAGTTCAGCGCACAGCAGGCCCATATGCGCGATGTGGTGAAAACACCGGATGAGGTTGCCGATCTGCCGGTGCATGAGGAGGCCGATCTCGAGGAGGATTACGGCGAGGATAAGGATAAGGATAGTAAAGAAGATGAGGATAAGGACCGTGATACGAAAGAGAAGCCAGAGGAGGAACCGATCGTCGCAGTCTCTACGACAATCGTGTCATCGACACTGGCGGCGATAGAGACTGAAGTTAAGCAACCTGAGAAGACTGATCAAGAAAGGCATGTAGCGGATAAGTCAGTTGAAAGTGATAAACCATGTGATACGTCAAAGAAACCAACTGAAGTGGAGGAAGTGTTCGAGAAAATGCAAAGAGACACCCTGCTGGACAAGCCGCCAAAATCTGACGCACAGGACATAGAACAACAGGATGCTTCAAAACCACTGCTCATGGACGATGCCATTTTGAGGGATTTGGAGTCACAAATAATCCCAGTAGACGATAAGCTCGAAAGTGCCGTAAaggtgcagcaacagcatcaggtTAAACCTGACAGCAAGTTGCCAGCAGAAGCAACCGATCAAGATAAGCATGAAGCTGATGAAGACGAAACGAACAAGGTCCCAGTGGAGGAAGAGTTGATCGTCGCACAAAAAGTAGTACCTAAGGTTCCTGAACCACCACAAACCGTAGCGTCGGTGTTGGATGAAATCTGGCAAACACCATCAAAGGTCGAGGAAAAATTGGACGAGTTGAAACATCTAATCGACGACAAAGCGAAGAGCACCGTGTCTGATCTAGTGGCCATCAAGGACACTATGGTGAAAACTGTTGCCGAACGGAAGGAGGAAATCATCGATACCGTTGTAGTAGAGGTCAAGGATGCGGATCAAAAAGTAAAAGAGATCCTTGAAGACGCTGGCAAAGAAGTGGAACAAATGGTTGTTCAAACTGCACAAGAGGTGGTAAAAGGTATTACCGATAAAGCTGACTCCGTGCTTGACGATCTGCAAGCTAAGACCAAGCTGATCGACGATGAACTAACAGCCACCACTTCTAAGATGGACGCGAAAGTGGATTCCGTAGTCCAAGAGGTTTCGCAAGCTGCTACAAAGGTAGATGAAACGCTGGTCAACATCGCAGCAGAAACGAGCGAACTGGAAAAGCTAGCGAAAGATCTCAAACAAGATGTTATCAGCCAGCTGGATAGTACCAAACAACAGCTCGAACAAGACCTTACGAAAGAGGTAGAAAAGGTGCAAGACAAAGCGAAAACTGGCATTAGCTCTTTCTTCGGAAGCATCACGGAAGGCATTAAAAGTGGAATCGAGAAAATGGCAGACAAAGTGGAACACAAGATCAAAGATAAAACCGAGGAAGTTGAAGTCAAATTGCAACAAGTCACAGAAAAAATTGACAGTCTCCAAATGGAGCGCAATTTAGAATCGGTCGCAGCAGCACACCAAGAGTCGGAACAACAAGCATACGATCGATTTGGAGGCCCTTACGAGCGAAGCTATACCCAGGAGTTGCGTGAAACGCATATTACGACACTCGATTCTCCGGTCTCAGATGGGGATAAGCTAAATATGGAATTGAAATCCATGGTTAACATTCCGCAAGATATCGACGAAGACAAGGAGCTCGAAGAGCTGGAGGCTAACAAAAACATGGGTTCATTTGTGATCGAGGACATCAAGTACAGTGCTTTTGATGATGCTAATCTGCGCGAGATcaaagaggaggaagaggaagatcGGGTTTCTCCACCACAAGGAGCCTCGGAGAAGCTTGACCCAGTCATTGGCATGATGCCACCACGCGCGCGTACTCCGGAAGATGTGGCCAAGATTGTGGCCAATGTAGCGGAAGTCTTGAAGTCCGATAAGGACTTAGAGGAAATCATTCCTGGTTTTGATCCTCAGGAGCTAGAGCGAAAGCTTTCCCAAGGTGCTGCGCGTGAGGAAGATGTAGGCACAGTACAGCGAATGCTCGTTACGGCCAGCAGCGAAGATGGTGGCGAAGAGACGGTCATTTGTGCCGACGGAACTATCACATTCTCAAAGTCAGCTACGCCAGAACCCATTCAGGGTTCCGGCACGACTACTCCTGAGATTAAGGTGCAGGAGGAGAATGAAGACGAAGAGGATGACGCCGAGTCGCATATGCCCACAAAGGATGCTACTGACGTGAAGCGAACAGGAGATGAAAAGGGAAGCCCTGCATCGTCAGGCAAATCGTCGCCAGATCTAAAAACATCTCCCACATCAATCGAAGAGAAGGACAAACACGAATTGCCTGAAAAGTTGGTTCAGGTCGAGGTGGCAAAACCAAAGATGCCTGAAGAAACTATTGGCATGGTGAGCGATATCCGTAAGGAATCGTTAGCCGATCATCAAACATACGATCAAATCGATGATACAAGACGTGAGTCCGCCATTAGTACATTCAGCGAGCGAGATTATACCAAGGATGAAAGCTCTTTCGTCGATGAACGTGATTCGTCTCGGGCGCATTCGATATCAAGTCACATCAGTGATCTAAAAGAAGACCCAACCGATCTAAAATCAGTGGCAGACTTTTTAAAGGAATCTGAAAAAGATCACGATCAAGTATTTGTTGAAACAGACGGCAAAATGAAGGAGCTTTCTAGTCCTGAATCCATTACAAGTCAGAAAACGGTATCAGAGAAGGATCAGATTGTTGTAGGCGGAACTGCTGCCACATCAATTGAGCCAGCTGCTGCATCCGATATGACTATTGATGCTAAAGCACAGGTCGAAACGGGTGAGTTTTCTCGTCCAGAATCTCCAGCAAGTGTGGGAGACACTGGCCTTCCAGAATCGACAGTGCCACATAGCACAACCAAAGATGTTCACGAACAACCCATTCAAATGCGACAACAGTTGAAAGAATCTGCATCATTGGATCTCGCAGAAGAACTGCAGGAAGAAACAAGTTTTTCTCGTCCTGCATCACCAGCTAGCGCCGAAGATATATCTCgtcctgcttctgctgcaagtGGACCAGCTGACAAGGCTCCGTCTGAGAAGTCCGTCGATTTGAAGGCTGAGACCAAGGAGGAGTCCCgtcctgcttctgctgcaagtGGACCAGCTGACAAGGCTCCGTCTGATAAGTCCGTCGATCTCAAAGCTGATGACAAGGAGGAGTCCCgacctgcttctgctgcaagtGGACCAGCTGACAAGGCTCCGTCTGAGAAGTCCGTCGATCTCAAGACTGATGCCAACGAGGAGTCCCgacctgcttctgctgcaagtGGACCAGCTGACAAGGCTCCGTCTGAAATGTCCGTCGATCTCAAGGCTGAGACCAAGGAGGAGTCTCgacctgcttctgctgcaagtGGACCAGCTGACAAGGCTCGGTCTGAGAAGTCAGTTGAGCTGAAAGCAGATGACAAGGAGGAGTCCCgtcctgcttctgctgcaagtGGACCAGCTGACAAGGCTCCGTCTGAGAAGTCCGTCGATCTCAAGGCTGAGACCAAGGAGGAGTCCCgacctgcttctgctgcaagtGGACCAGCTGACAAGGCTCCGTCTGAGAAGTCCGTCGATCTCAAGACTGATGCCAACGAGGAGTCCCgacctgcttctgctgcaagtGGACCAGCTGACAAGGCTCCGTCTGAGATGTCCGTCGATCTCAAGGCTGAGACCAAGGAGGAGTCTCgacctgcttctgctgcaagtGGACCAGCTGACAAGGCTCCGTCTGAGAAGTCCGATGAGCTGAAGGCTGATGCCAAGGAGGAGTCTCGTCCTGCTTCTGTTGCAAGTGGACCAGCTGACAAGGCTCCGTCTGAGAAGTCCGTCGATCTCAAGGCTGATGACAAGGAGGAGTCCCgtcctgcttctgctgcaagtGGACCAGCTGACAAGGCTCCGTCTGAGAAGTCTGTCGGGCTGAAAGCTGATGATAAGGAGGAGTCCTgtcctgcttctgctgcaagtGGACCAGCTGACAAGGCTCCGTCTGAGATGTCCATCGATCTCAAGGCTGAGACCAAGGAGGAGTCCCgtcctgcttctgctgcaagtGGACCTGCTGACAAGGCTCCGTCTGAGAAGTCCGTCGATCTCAAGGCTGAGACCAAGGAGGAGTCTCGACCTGCTTCGGCTGCAAGTGGACCAGCTGACAAGGCTCCATCTGATAAGTCCGATGAGCTGAAGGCTGATGCTAAGGAGGAGTCTCgtcctgcttctgctgcaagtGGACCAGCTGACAAGGCTCCGTCTGAGAAGACCGTCGATCTCAAAGCTGATGACAAGGAGGAGTCCCgacctgcttctgctgcaagtGGACCTGCTGACAAGGCTCCGTCTGAGAAGTCCGTCGATCTCAAGGCTGAGACCAAGGAGGAGTCCCgacctgcttctgctgcaagtGAACCTGCTGACAAGGCTCCGTCTGAGAAGTCCGTCGATCTCAAGGCTGATGCCAAGGAGGAGTCCCgtcctgcttctgctgcaagtGGACCTG encodes the following:
- the LOC1281976 gene encoding microtubule-associated protein futsch, whose protein sequence is MDQDQDLVAPMEVNGGDEQQGGSIDIGAGSDGPPSIIGVGPPSPLTGCYLLIVIGEPHSQDHKDIILQRLIKGFLSWDVVDCHVDLEDELHTITLQALEGEEGKHGERLIQYASENLVTEILIHPQVNTFIQCIRNLLSSFTRHRHIIHTGYTFSGNGSWILQDGTFSVMDFMEAFQEHEVQRVLRAYPETITMDIHCAPVGQWHMIQEKSFSRLCRLRLNPVDVLDSGSERLNSFVAYLSSMIIPTEISELLESSDVVGNIRFSHPTLYVFPGGQGDAALFGINGFNMLVDGGFSRKSCFWDFVRHLDRLDAVLMTRINNTNIKGISSVVERKSEAHVYPQIGHFFGNIPERKGLPSPDGDKDRDPLLVDILQEGHQIVTNLKSLNLKAQNCYRDAEPINLYHKVGHGTLDMYVISPARDSREVKDFLARWAAADQRLFTKEAKDGKDFAFPLQNLISICALLVWTPANPEDNITRILFPGSAPEYKILEGLEKMKNVEFMRQPVCPVKSITANLSTPVLVTKKSLKSASTDRIIAEPLHPSKPKDNKLIDNKMRMMHADNKLASDGMDSSADEIKMEKQLSKTAASTTVASARIESKPKAIRSGKPITTAEKKLDNKKLDQQDEKKDSISDVSSDKEDALSIDKSKPVAVDSEKSLDEAIDAPEKKEEVDAAKPELDAKEKKKDDTSPAGADTGGMATKPTRKPPTSRTVTSSTARSRVDTASKTSKPSVDRKPAVRKQTEANKSSPTTPKKTSSIEAKLTNGSATKAEQGEDVKKAVGKSTAAKVGPTLGSKPGKSSPKATPAKSAKDENNRKVLEARQRPTMAAKREARKDQEKKETAPAKQTERKPISRRPKGTISTSSSAMNAGGSPVKAKKVLKSEKDAVIRKAKLDKSGTTDSSLVSTPSADEGGVPIPKRPIGVAIPDVAPGDTETLEAIKKQQQLAELKEEQEAVREIEAVFNRDQAAQKALKHRELALTEEHREVQDSATEPEEEEEYLIIEKEEQYTEDSINEPESSATKEEEIQKHQRDSQESEKRKRDSLEEEKEEKVDADKVVVVETAAEEDAAESEKPDDDQPHQEEEEDVEASAPAEERPDDKERLSPKHKQELEEEVQDIIASAKEIAKSKMETSMDGLKTEEISSFSPDEKMSSTKKTSDTRDEEQELPIGHPKDHIDPPHHESHHEERVSATVESGATTTAPTLPEDERIPLDEIKEDLVIEEKHVKEETKEIEVASTIPVASAAAIPIEQPMGPVVATEEVPTAAAPLKTVYEPLERPIPAKMQFSAQQAHMRDVVKTPDEVADLPVHEEADLEEDYGEDKDKDSKEDEDKDRDTKEKPEEEPIVAVSTTIVSSTLAAIETEVKQPEKTDQERHVADKSVESDKPCDTSKKPTEVEEVFEKMQRDTLLDKPPKSDAQDIEQQDASKPLLMDDAILRDLESQIIPVDDKLESAVKVQQQHQVKPDSKLPAEATDQDKHEADEDETNKVPVEEELIVAQKVVPKVPEPPQTVASVLDEIWQTPSKVEEKLDELKHLIDDKAKSTVSDLVAIKDTMVKTVAERKEEIIDTVVVEVKDADQKVKEILEDAGKEVEQMVVQTAQEVVKGITDKADSVLDDLQAKTKLIDDELTATTSKMDAKVDSVVQEVSQAATKVDETLVNIAAETSELEKLAKDLKQDVISQLDSTKQQLEQDLTKEVEKVQDKAKTGISSFFGSITEGIKSGIEKMADKVEHKIKDKTEEVEVKLQQVTEKIDSLQMERNLESVAAAHQESEQQAYDRFGGPYERSYTQELRETHITTLDSPVSDGDKLNMELKSMVNIPQDIDEDKELEELEANKNMGSFVIEDIKYSAFDDANLREIKEEEEEDRVSPPQGASEKLDPVIGMMPPRARTPEDVAKIVANVAEVLKSDKDLEEIIPGFDPQELERKLSQGAAREEDVGTVQRMLVTASSEDGGEETVICADGTITFSKSATPEPIQGSGTTTPEIKVQEENEDEEDDAESHMPTKDATDVKRTGDEKGSPASSGKSSPDLKTSPTSIEEKDKHELPEKLVQVEVAKPKMPEETIGMVSDIRKESLADHQTYDQIDDTRRESAISTFSERDYTKDESSFVDERDSSRAHSISSHISDLKEDPTDLKSVADFLKESEKDHDQVFVETDGKMKELSSPESITSQKTVSEKDQIVVGGTAATSIEPAAASDMTIDAKAQVETGEFSRPESPASVGDTGLPESTVPHSTTKDVHEQPIQMRQQLKESASLDLAEELQEETSFSRPASPASAEDISRPASAASGPADKAPSEKSVDLKAETKEESRPASAASGPADKAPSDKSVDLKADDKEESRPASAASGPADKAPSEKSVDLKTDANEESRPASAASGPADKAPSEMSVDLKAETKEESRPASAASGPADKARSEKSVELKADDKEESRPASAASGPADKAPSEKSVDLKAETKEESRPASAASGPADKAPSEKSVDLKTDANEESRPASAASGPADKAPSEMSVDLKAETKEESRPASAASGPADKAPSEKSDELKADAKEESRPASVASGPADKAPSEKSVDLKADDKEESRPASAASGPADKAPSEKSVGLKADDKEESCPASAASGPADKAPSEMSIDLKAETKEESRPASAASGPADKAPSEKSVDLKAETKEESRPASAASGPADKAPSDKSDELKADAKEESRPASAASGPADKAPSEKTVDLKADDKEESRPASAASGPADKAPSEKSVDLKAETKEESRPASAASEPADKAPSEKSVDLKADAKEESRPASAASGPADKAPSEKFVDLKADAKEESRPASAASGPVDKAPSEKSVDLKADAKEESRPASAASGPADKAPSEKSVDLKADAKEESRPASAASGPADKAPSEKSVDFKTDANEESRPASAASGPADKAPSEKSVDLKAETKEESRPASAASGPADKAPSEKSDELKADAKEESRPASAASGPADKAPSEKSVDLKADAKEESRPASAASGPADKAPSEKSVDLKADDKEESRPASAASGPADRAPSEKSVDLKVDTKEESRPASSASGPADKAPSEKFVDLKADAKEESRPASAASGPADKAPSEKSADLKPETKEESRPASAASGPANKAPSEKSVDLKADDKEECRPASAASGPADKAPSEKSVDLKADAKEESRPASAASGSADKAPSDKSDELKADAKEESRPASAASGPADKALSEKSVDLKAETKEESRPASAASGPADKAPSDKSDKLKADAKEESRPASAASEPADKAPSEKSVDLKADDKEESRPASAASGPADKAPSEKSIDLKAETKEESRPASAASGPADKAPSEKSVDLKADAKEESRPASAASGSADKAPSEKSVDLKADDKEESRPASAASGPADKALSEKSVDLKAETKEESRPASAASGPADKAPSEKSIDLKADAKEESRPASAASGSADKAPSEKSVDLKADDKEESRPASAASGPADKAPSEKSVDLKADDKEESRPASAASGPADKAPSEMSVDFKSETKEESRPASAASGPADKAPSEKSVDLKADAKEESRPASAASGPADKALSDKSDELKADAKEESRPASAASGPADKAPSEKSVDLKADAKEESRPASAASGPADKAPSDKFDELKADAKEESRPASAASGPADKAPSEKSVDLKAETKEESRPASAASGPADKAPSDKSDELKADAKEEFRPASAASGLVDKAPSEKSIDLKAETKEESRPASAASGSADKAPSEKSIELKADDKEESRPASAASGPADKAPSEKSNELKADDKEESRPASAASGLADKAPSEKSIDLKAETKEESRPASAASGPADKAPSDKSDKLKADAKEESRPASAASGPADKAPSEKSVDLKADDKEESRPASAASGPADKAPSEKSIDLKAETKEESRPASAASGPADKAPSEKSVDLKADDKEESRPASAASGPADKAPSEKSVDLKADDKEESRPASAVSGPADKAPSEKSIDLKAETKEESRPASAASGPADKAPSKKSVDLKADDKEESRPASAASGPADKARSEKSVELKADDKEESRPASAASGPADKAPSEKSVDLKADAKQESRPASSASLTSDKAPSDKSVDHKTDVETSCASSFMKFEESLSRRESSTTTKDERPASAMSDGEEDDFETKVVMKETRSKSMSAVATSSVQRSGFEGSTLGVLEESVISSRDDLDTLRSPRDSVTKIDPTFVPHQSERAMVKSFKPLFSDNPQFPGEKDDIHKPDATSTFPKCGLDSTESPEHGASIAKGMDQLLKDTVTSMKEIEKMTSTVISSTVSKKEESTTEGKTTGTSTMSAFPMSLDSGKSSPYLADKSQESSAKSVSPQQDKDSLDESSTSFNTFIEKDSLSEKTQQQQHISIRMNTTGEAITTETTATTTERIADELLFAGNKTPPTAPISPNVAAKDGMSITQTHCESSTLSSSTSVASATMTLASTAMTTAPTGPTAPKDDASGISTPKESVPSGKSSPGLMSVHTQGSTDSASKSINLGHSSSGIETSDSSPKPTSPFPKVVVDTLKLADEAKTTSGMSTPDMTRSSTPDMVDSQIERIATTTASGEKSDSQTTVTTTTTTTKTTTYIIKDGQKIEVDSNVHSDTVSKTETQQPDASAVPSGGVSSTTTTTYIVKEDGQKIEVDSSQHADQMSQSIVSIKASAPTQLTLAGTEERSFAEDYDEKDVLSPRSDISSGQASRIVAGWHDEDVPGSPMSVTSQAPLSPSTKYTYDYDLQHSSSGVSKKSDIEIDQDSQDDVVPPQYGSEEAKSAIPITSSYKADPMSTSFYGQLPEVPSMTMASSTTRSIPIPITGTAKGFSKPYVEYASSGDSSVDSSHKPSMTGDRKYLDEADLDFEKAFSSASSTKMDDLMTTSMHFSSEKEFMAATSTIAASMAQAQKMEMDFTSTGLPSSVTTTVTGAQPSAAVATPSQLPPAQPQAQSQSTQPQSTTQPAGQSTSTTTAEAKSVLDSWGKPLGLPSPAPMTADDNKTTPKKERRMLMSKTKLNNEKNLRKRAESPTKASAKKCTTPVYVDLSYVPHHGNSYYANVEFFKRVRARYYVFSGTEPSREVYNALLEAKQTWEDKELEVTIIPTYDTDVLGYWVSENEELLAKYHIDLSPSAARCTINLQDHETSCSAYRLEF